From one Streptomyces sp. ICC1 genomic stretch:
- a CDS encoding PadR family transcriptional regulator translates to MSRRSGILEFAVLGLLRESPMHGYELRKRLNTSLGVFRAFSYGTLYPCLKTLVTNGWLIEEPGNAPEDALAASLAGRRAKIVYRLTAAGKEHFEELLSHTGPDAWEDESFAARFAFFGQTEREVRMRVLEGRRSRLEERLEKMSASIARTRERLDDYTLELQRHGMESVEREVRWLNELIESERAGRDQRRPGPSDETAK, encoded by the coding sequence ATGAGCAGGCGCTCAGGCATCCTCGAGTTCGCCGTCCTGGGCCTGCTTCGCGAATCCCCCATGCACGGCTACGAGCTGCGCAAGCGGCTCAACACCTCGCTGGGGGTGTTCAGAGCGTTCAGCTACGGAACGCTCTACCCCTGCCTCAAGACGCTCGTCACCAACGGTTGGTTGATCGAAGAACCGGGCAACGCCCCGGAAGACGCTCTCGCCGCTTCACTCGCAGGGCGCCGCGCCAAGATCGTCTACCGGTTGACGGCGGCAGGCAAGGAGCACTTCGAAGAGCTCCTCTCCCACACGGGCCCCGATGCCTGGGAGGACGAGTCCTTCGCCGCCCGCTTCGCTTTCTTCGGCCAGACCGAACGGGAAGTACGGATGCGGGTGCTGGAAGGCCGTCGCAGCCGGCTTGAGGAGCGCCTGGAGAAGATGAGCGCCTCGATCGCCCGCACACGCGAGCGGCTCGACGACTACACGCTCGAGCTGCAACGCCACGGAATGGAATCCGTGGAGCGCGAAGTGCGCTGGCTGAACGAGCTCATCGAAAGTGAGCGGGCGGGACGGGATCAGAGACGACCCGGTCCGTCCGACGAAACTGCAAAGTGA
- a CDS encoding inositol-3-phosphate synthase has translation MGSVRVAIVGVGNCAASLVQGVEYYKDADPAAKVPGLMHVQFGDYHVRDIEFVAAFDVDAKKVGLDLSDAIGASENNTIKICDVPSAGVTVQRGHTLDGLGKYYRETIEESTETPVDIVQILKDRQVDVLICYLPVGSEAAAKFYAQAAIDAKVAFVNALPVFIAGTKEWADKFTEAGVPIVGDDIKSQVGATITHRVMAKLFEDRGVRLERTMQLNVGGNMDFKNMLERDRLESKKISKTQAVTSQIPDRDLGEKNVHIGPSDYVAWLDDRKWAYVRLEGRAFGDVPLNLEYKLEVWDSPNSAGVIIDALRAAKIAKDRGIGGPILSASSYFMKSPPVQYFDDEAYANVEKFIKGEVER, from the coding sequence ATGGGTTCGGTTCGCGTAGCCATCGTCGGCGTAGGCAACTGCGCCGCCTCGCTGGTGCAGGGCGTCGAGTACTACAAGGACGCCGACCCGGCGGCCAAGGTCCCCGGTCTGATGCACGTCCAGTTCGGCGACTACCACGTGCGTGACATCGAGTTCGTCGCCGCGTTCGACGTCGACGCGAAGAAGGTCGGCCTCGACCTTTCGGACGCCATCGGCGCCAGCGAGAACAACACCATCAAGATCTGCGACGTCCCGAGTGCGGGTGTGACCGTTCAGCGCGGCCACACCCTGGACGGCCTGGGCAAGTACTACCGCGAGACCATCGAGGAGTCGACCGAGACCCCGGTCGACATCGTCCAGATCCTCAAGGACCGTCAGGTCGACGTCCTGATCTGCTACCTGCCCGTCGGTTCCGAGGCTGCGGCGAAGTTCTACGCCCAGGCCGCCATCGACGCCAAGGTCGCCTTCGTCAACGCCCTCCCGGTCTTCATCGCCGGCACCAAGGAGTGGGCTGACAAGTTTACCGAGGCCGGTGTCCCGATCGTCGGCGACGACATCAAGTCCCAGGTCGGCGCCACCATCACGCACCGCGTGATGGCGAAGCTGTTCGAAGACCGCGGTGTCCGACTCGAGCGCACCATGCAGCTCAACGTCGGCGGCAACATGGACTTCAAGAACATGCTCGAGCGCGACCGCCTCGAGTCGAAGAAGATCTCCAAGACGCAGGCCGTCACCTCGCAGATCCCCGACCGTGATCTCGGCGAGAAGAACGTCCACATCGGCCCGTCCGACTACGTCGCGTGGCTCGACGACCGCAAGTGGGCCTACGTCCGCCTCGAGGGTCGCGCCTTCGGCGACGTCCCGCTGAACCTCGAGTACAAGCTCGAGGTGTGGGACTCCCCGAACTCCGCCGGTGTCATCATCGACGCCCTGCGCGCCGCGAAGATCGCCAAGGACCGCGGTATCGGCGGCCCGATCCTGTCGGCGTCGAGCTACTTCATGAAGTCCCCGCCGGTGCAGTACTTCGACGACGAGGCTTACGCGAACGTCGAGAAGTTCATCAAGGGCGAGGTCGAGCGCTAA
- a CDS encoding DUF6049 family protein produces the protein MAEAADIQGAPPAPARKRWLRRAVVLLAGTPVLAALVYSPAPEAQAAEAAAAVDIRLDGLTPTAPVKGDTLTISGTVVNNGREKITDAHVGLRVGPALGDRSSIDEAADRGAFRAGADPAEVGAEFAVKIDSLPSKVSQPFTLKVPVNKLELDKDGVYQLGVSLSGETEGRPYEQVLGIQRTFLPWQPEAAAKRSQISYVWPLISTTHLTAETGSDELQTPVFLDDSLADELRPGGRLEQMVSLGKDLPITWVIDPDLLYTVDAMTKGYRIRTPDGRTVQGKNKAVAEQWLSALESAVQGKKVVALPFADPDIASLAHRGKDVSGTLGQLRPATDKAKQAVETVLHVPATTDFSWPVDGAIDPSIVNVATSAGAHNVLTRSDSLQETGALGYTPSAARPIGAGTTAVVSDAELSTAFQGDMLDAGNSALAIQRFLAHTLALNLQKTDNQRSFVVAPQRMPSASQAQTMAAAIRGLQPGRWTQPSDLEAAAAATPDPRAATQVPGAGQYPEELSKQELPVSAFEKIRSTENTLDHFKVILTAPDRVEIPFGNTTNREMSASWRDRPGPALDYRDQVQKYLIGLTEKVRVIPKSDATLSGHSATIPVSVQNSLVQDTRNLVLRVQSANPTRLMFGDSGQAEEEVAVQGGHSQTVKFPANATASGPVEVTAQLFTTDGVPYGKARTFTVEATEVTPTVMLVIAGGVLLLVLAGIKMYASRKRVAARAAVEESTQQSDESPDTGPQSADPSGTGETVDR, from the coding sequence GTGGCCGAGGCGGCAGACATCCAGGGGGCGCCCCCCGCTCCTGCCCGCAAGCGCTGGTTGCGGCGCGCGGTCGTCCTGCTCGCCGGAACCCCGGTCCTCGCCGCCCTGGTCTACTCACCCGCCCCCGAGGCCCAGGCCGCGGAGGCCGCCGCGGCCGTCGACATCCGGCTCGACGGCCTGACGCCCACCGCCCCGGTCAAGGGCGACACCCTCACGATCTCCGGCACCGTGGTCAACAACGGCCGCGAGAAGATCACCGACGCGCACGTGGGCTTGCGGGTCGGCCCGGCGCTGGGGGACCGCAGCTCCATCGACGAGGCAGCGGATCGCGGCGCCTTCCGGGCCGGGGCGGACCCCGCCGAGGTCGGTGCCGAATTCGCCGTGAAGATCGATTCGCTGCCCTCGAAGGTCTCCCAGCCCTTCACCCTCAAGGTTCCGGTGAACAAGCTGGAGCTCGACAAGGACGGCGTCTACCAGCTGGGCGTCTCGCTGTCCGGGGAGACCGAGGGCCGCCCGTACGAGCAGGTCCTCGGCATCCAGCGGACCTTCCTGCCCTGGCAGCCGGAAGCCGCGGCCAAGCGCTCGCAGATCTCGTACGTGTGGCCGCTGATCTCCACCACGCACCTGACCGCGGAGACCGGCTCGGACGAGCTCCAGACCCCCGTCTTCCTCGACGACAGCCTGGCCGACGAGCTTCGGCCCGGCGGGCGCCTGGAGCAGATGGTCTCGCTCGGCAAGGATCTGCCGATCACCTGGGTGATCGATCCGGACCTGCTCTACACGGTCGACGCCATGACCAAGGGCTACCGGATCCGCACCCCCGACGGCCGGACCGTCCAGGGCAAGAACAAGGCCGTCGCCGAACAGTGGCTGAGCGCGCTGGAGAGCGCCGTCCAGGGCAAGAAGGTCGTCGCGCTGCCCTTCGCGGACCCCGACATCGCCTCGCTCGCCCACCGCGGCAAGGACGTCTCCGGCACGCTGGGCCAGCTCCGGCCGGCCACCGACAAGGCGAAGCAGGCCGTCGAGACCGTCCTGCACGTCCCCGCGACCACCGATTTCTCCTGGCCGGTGGACGGGGCGATCGACCCGTCCATCGTCAACGTCGCGACTTCGGCCGGCGCCCACAACGTCCTGACCCGCAGCGACAGCCTCCAGGAGACCGGCGCGCTGGGCTACACCCCCTCGGCGGCCCGCCCCATCGGTGCGGGCACCACGGCCGTGGTCTCCGACGCAGAGCTCTCCACCGCCTTCCAGGGCGACATGCTCGATGCCGGGAACTCCGCGCTCGCGATCCAGCGCTTCCTCGCCCACACGCTCGCCCTGAACCTGCAGAAGACCGACAACCAGCGCAGCTTCGTCGTGGCTCCCCAGCGGATGCCGTCCGCCAGCCAGGCACAGACGATGGCCGCCGCCATCCGGGGCCTGCAGCCGGGCCGCTGGACCCAGCCCTCCGACCTGGAGGCGGCCGCCGCCGCGACGCCCGACCCGCGCGCCGCCACCCAGGTCCCGGGCGCGGGCCAGTACCCCGAGGAGCTCAGCAAGCAGGAACTGCCGGTCTCCGCCTTCGAGAAGATCCGCAGCACTGAGAACACCCTCGACCACTTCAAGGTGATCCTGACCGCGCCCGACCGCGTCGAGATCCCCTTCGGCAACACCACCAACCGGGAGATGTCCGCCTCTTGGCGCGACCGCCCCGGCCCGGCCCTGGACTACCGGGACCAGGTGCAGAAGTACCTGATCGGCCTCACCGAGAAGGTCAGGGTCATCCCCAAGTCCGACGCCACCCTCTCCGGGCACAGCGCGACGATCCCGGTCAGCGTGCAGAACAGCCTGGTCCAGGACACCCGCAACCTCGTCCTGCGCGTGCAGTCCGCCAACCCGACCCGCCTGATGTTCGGCGACAGCGGCCAGGCCGAGGAAGAAGTCGCGGTCCAGGGCGGGCACAGCCAGACCGTGAAGTTCCCCGCCAACGCCACCGCGAGCGGCCCCGTCGAGGTGACCGCGCAGCTCTTCACGACCGACGGCGTCCCCTACGGCAAGGCACGCACGTTCACGGTCGAGGCGACCGAAGTGACCCCCACCGTCATGCTCGTCATCGCCGGCGGCGTCCTCCTGCTCGTGCTGGCCGGCATCAAGATGTACGCCAGCCGCAAGCGCGTCGCGGCGCGCGCCGCCGTGGAGGAGAGCACGCAGCAGAGTGACGAGTCCCCGGACACCGGACCGCAAAGCGCGGACCCGTCCGGCACGGGTGAGACAGTGGACCGTTGA
- the murJ gene encoding murein biosynthesis integral membrane protein MurJ — MNAPYEGDRAQGTGGPAPSQGTAPGAPVPGQVPAPAPAPDHDPYVQDAYAYDPYRSQDLSAQDPVAEVLYDRASHPPPPPGTFQEPGPLYAAPQAPSYAPDPRVWAQTPPPEPDGPSRHLPYGDHATTTQFVGVDSLVTKAAGQEPQPDAFAHLYRDQEAAPRTPAEDAPVAAPAPSKPAGRASSLLKSSALMAAGTIVSRITGFMRTLVIAGAIGVATLNDSYQVANTLPTMIYVLVGGGALNAVFIPQLVRAMKNDEDGGEAYANRLLTLVIVLLGAVTTICVLAAPLFIGMMSQKIADDPQRLDVAVAFAHYCLPTMFFMGVHVVLGQILNARGRFGAMMWTPVLNNIVVIATFSAFIWAFGGFTTTGVTEAGITPDGVRLLGLGTLLGLVVQSLAMVPYLRDAGFKPRLRFDWKGHGLGKAAGLAKWTFFFVLANQLGLIVVTQLATWAGEVADKQGHGGTGITGYNYALLLWQMPQAIITVSVMTAVLPRISRSAHDGDAAAVRDDISYGLRTSAVAIVPCAFAFLALGVPMAGLLYAGSGAESAQNIGFILMAFGLGLIPYSVQYVVLRGFYAYEDTRTPFYNTVIVAAVNAGVSTAAFFVLPARWAVVGMAAAYGLGYAVGVGVAWRRLRTRLGGDLDGAHVMRTYTRLIGACVPAAAVAGAVAFAVLRFLGNGALGSLTALVAGAIALAAVFIVSAKRMRIEELNAMVGMVRGRLGR; from the coding sequence ATGAACGCGCCGTACGAAGGTGACCGCGCGCAGGGCACTGGCGGGCCCGCGCCCTCCCAGGGCACTGCCCCCGGCGCCCCGGTGCCGGGGCAGGTTCCCGCGCCCGCGCCCGCGCCGGACCACGACCCGTATGTCCAGGACGCCTACGCCTACGACCCGTACCGGTCACAGGACCTGTCGGCCCAGGACCCGGTGGCCGAGGTCCTCTACGACCGGGCCTCGCACCCGCCGCCGCCGCCCGGGACCTTCCAGGAGCCCGGCCCGCTCTACGCGGCTCCGCAGGCCCCCTCCTACGCCCCCGACCCGCGGGTCTGGGCCCAGACCCCGCCGCCCGAGCCGGACGGCCCCTCCCGGCACCTGCCCTACGGCGACCACGCCACCACCACGCAGTTCGTCGGCGTGGACTCCCTCGTCACCAAGGCCGCCGGCCAGGAGCCCCAGCCGGACGCCTTCGCACACCTCTACCGGGACCAGGAGGCCGCACCGCGCACCCCGGCGGAGGACGCGCCCGTCGCCGCACCGGCGCCGAGCAAGCCCGCCGGACGCGCCTCCAGCCTGCTGAAGTCCAGCGCCCTGATGGCCGCCGGCACGATCGTCTCCCGCATCACCGGCTTCATGCGGACTCTGGTGATCGCCGGAGCCATCGGCGTGGCCACCCTCAACGACAGCTACCAGGTCGCCAACACCCTGCCGACGATGATCTACGTACTGGTCGGCGGCGGCGCCCTCAACGCGGTCTTCATCCCGCAGCTGGTGCGCGCGATGAAGAACGACGAGGACGGGGGAGAGGCCTACGCCAACCGGCTGCTCACCCTCGTCATCGTCCTGCTGGGCGCCGTCACCACCATCTGCGTCCTCGCGGCCCCGCTGTTCATCGGCATGATGTCGCAGAAGATCGCCGACGATCCGCAGCGCCTGGACGTCGCCGTCGCCTTCGCCCACTACTGCCTGCCCACCATGTTCTTCATGGGCGTGCACGTGGTCCTCGGTCAGATCCTCAACGCCCGCGGCCGGTTCGGCGCCATGATGTGGACCCCGGTCCTCAACAACATCGTCGTCATCGCCACCTTCAGCGCCTTCATCTGGGCCTTCGGCGGCTTCACCACCACCGGCGTCACCGAGGCCGGCATCACCCCCGACGGCGTCCGGCTGCTGGGCCTGGGCACCCTGCTCGGCCTGGTCGTCCAGTCCCTGGCGATGGTTCCCTACCTGCGCGACGCCGGCTTCAAGCCGCGGCTGCGCTTCGACTGGAAGGGCCACGGCCTCGGCAAGGCCGCCGGCCTGGCGAAGTGGACGTTCTTCTTCGTCCTCGCCAACCAGCTCGGACTGATCGTCGTCACGCAGCTCGCCACCTGGGCGGGCGAGGTCGCCGACAAGCAGGGCCACGGCGGCACCGGCATCACCGGCTACAACTACGCCCTGCTGCTCTGGCAGATGCCGCAGGCCATCATCACCGTCTCCGTCATGACCGCGGTCCTGCCCCGCATCTCGCGCTCCGCCCACGACGGCGACGCCGCCGCCGTCCGCGACGACATCTCCTACGGCCTGCGCACCTCGGCCGTCGCGATCGTGCCCTGCGCCTTCGCGTTCCTCGCGCTGGGCGTCCCGATGGCAGGCCTGCTCTACGCCGGTTCCGGCGCGGAGAGCGCCCAGAACATCGGCTTCATCCTGATGGCCTTCGGCCTCGGCCTGATCCCGTACTCGGTCCAGTACGTCGTCCTGCGCGGCTTCTACGCCTACGAGGACACCCGGACCCCCTTCTACAACACGGTCATCGTCGCCGCCGTCAACGCGGGCGTCTCCACCGCCGCCTTCTTCGTCCTGCCGGCCCGCTGGGCCGTCGTCGGCATGGCCGCCGCATACGGCCTCGGCTACGCGGTGGGCGTCGGCGTCGCCTGGCGCCGGCTGCGCACCCGCCTCGGCGGCGACCTCGACGGGGCGCACGTGATGCGCACCTACACCCGTCTCATCGGCGCCTGCGTCCCCGCCGCCGCCGTGGCCGGCGCGGTCGCCTTCGCGGTGCTGCGCTTCCTCGGCAACGGTGCGCTCGGTTCGCTCACCGCGCTGGTGGCCGGCGCTATCGCGCTGGCCGCGGTGTTCATCGTCTCCGCCAAGCGGATGCGCATCGAAGAACTCAACGCGATGGTCGGAATGGTGCGCGGACGCCTGGGGCGCTGA
- a CDS encoding CCA tRNA nucleotidyltransferase, translated as MPNANEDNPSVLSQGQARAVSELLRIAPVADELGRRFQAAGFRLALVGGSVRDALLGRLGNDLDFTTDARPEDVLKIIRPWADSVWDVGIAFGTVGAQKLARVEDVDRNFQIEVTTYRSESYDRTSRKPEVSYGDSIEEDLVRRDFTVNAMAVALPEKEFVDPHGGLEDLRAGVLRTPGTPEDSFSDDPLRMLRAARFAAQLDFEVAPDVVAAMKAMSGRIEIVSAERVQGELNKLLLSAHPRKGLGLLVDTGLADHVLPELPALRLESDEHHRHKDVYDHSLIVLEQAIALEEDGPDLVLRLAALLHDIGKPRTRRFESDGRVSFHHHEMVGAKMTKKRMTALKYSNDMVKDVSRLVELHLRFHGYGDGEWTDSAVRRYVRDAGPLLERLHKLTRSDCTTRNKRKANALSRTYDGLEERIAQLQEREELDAIRPDLDGNEIMQVLDVGPGPVIGKAYAFLLELRLENGPVGRDEAVAALKEWWAAQDA; from the coding sequence GTGCCGAACGCCAACGAAGACAATCCCAGTGTCCTGAGTCAGGGGCAGGCCCGCGCGGTGAGCGAACTGCTGCGGATCGCCCCCGTCGCCGACGAGCTCGGCCGCCGTTTCCAGGCGGCGGGCTTCCGCCTCGCCCTGGTCGGCGGGTCCGTCCGCGACGCGCTGCTCGGGCGCCTCGGCAATGACCTCGACTTCACCACCGACGCCCGCCCCGAGGACGTTCTCAAGATCATCAGGCCGTGGGCCGACTCGGTCTGGGACGTCGGCATCGCCTTCGGCACGGTCGGTGCGCAGAAGCTCGCCCGCGTCGAAGACGTTGATCGGAACTTCCAGATCGAGGTCACCACCTACCGCTCGGAGTCCTACGACCGGACCTCGCGCAAGCCGGAGGTCTCCTACGGTGACTCGATCGAGGAAGACCTCGTCCGCCGTGACTTCACGGTGAACGCGATGGCCGTCGCGCTCCCCGAGAAGGAATTCGTGGACCCGCACGGCGGCCTGGAGGACCTCAGGGCCGGTGTGCTGCGCACCCCGGGCACTCCGGAGGACTCCTTCTCCGACGATCCGCTGCGCATGCTGCGGGCGGCCCGGTTCGCCGCCCAGCTCGACTTCGAGGTCGCCCCCGACGTGGTGGCGGCGATGAAGGCCATGTCCGGCCGGATCGAGATCGTGTCGGCGGAGCGGGTCCAGGGCGAGCTGAACAAGCTGCTCCTGTCCGCGCACCCGCGCAAGGGCCTCGGCCTGCTCGTGGACACCGGGCTGGCCGACCACGTGCTGCCCGAGCTGCCCGCGCTGCGTCTGGAGAGTGACGAGCACCACCGGCACAAGGACGTCTACGACCACTCGTTGATCGTGCTGGAGCAGGCGATCGCACTCGAGGAGGACGGCCCGGACCTGGTGCTGCGGCTCGCGGCCCTGCTGCACGACATCGGCAAGCCGCGCACCCGGAGGTTCGAGAGCGACGGACGGGTCTCCTTCCACCACCACGAGATGGTGGGCGCGAAGATGACCAAGAAGCGCATGACCGCGCTGAAGTACTCCAACGACATGGTCAAGGACGTGTCCCGGCTGGTCGAGCTGCACCTGCGGTTCCACGGCTACGGGGACGGGGAGTGGACCGACTCGGCGGTGCGCCGCTACGTCCGCGACGCCGGCCCGCTGCTGGAGCGGCTGCACAAGCTGACGCGCTCCGACTGCACCACGCGCAACAAGCGCAAGGCGAACGCGCTCTCCCGCACTTACGACGGGCTGGAGGAGCGCATCGCCCAGTTGCAGGAGCGGGAGGAGCTGGACGCGATCCGCCCCGACCTGGACGGCAACGAGATCATGCAGGTGCTGGACGTCGGCCCCGGCCCGGTGATCGGCAAGGCGTACGCCTTCCTGCTGGAGCTGCGGCTGGAGAACGGGCCGGTGGGGCGCGACGAGGCGGTCGCCGCCCTCAAGGAGTGGTGGGCGGCCCAGGACGCCTGA
- a CDS encoding MFS transporter, with amino-acid sequence MAVVRDLRVLLRLRDFRNLLAVRLLSQAADGVYQVALATYVVFSPEKQASPAAIASAMAVLLLPYSVIGPFAGVLLDRWPRRQVFLYGNLLRAFLACVTGMLIVAHVPDWLFYASALSVTAVNRFVLAGLAASLPHVVGPGQLVTANALSPTAGTLAAVGGGGLAFLVRALAAGSDALVVLLAAGFYLCAALASLRLAVRLLGPDHPPGRIDPTVAEGVAIAVRGMAEGLRHLAARRSAAQALTAMTLMRFCYGALTVTLLTLCRYSWSADEAEGLALLGVAVGVSGAGFFAAAVITPWLVDRLGTRGWITACAAGSAVLVPALGLFFAPGPMLAAAFVLGLATQGAKISTDTVVQSQVDDAFRGRVFSVYDVLFNVAFVGAAAVASLVLPLDGQSVPLIVGVAALYAAIAAFLMRQGDVSRETSP; translated from the coding sequence ATGGCTGTCGTACGTGATCTGCGCGTACTCCTGCGTCTGCGGGACTTCCGCAACCTGCTGGCCGTACGGCTTCTCTCGCAGGCGGCCGACGGCGTCTACCAGGTCGCACTGGCCACCTACGTCGTCTTCTCCCCGGAGAAGCAGGCCTCGCCCGCGGCCATCGCCTCCGCCATGGCGGTGCTCCTGCTGCCCTACTCCGTGATCGGGCCCTTCGCCGGGGTGCTGCTGGACCGCTGGCCCCGCCGCCAGGTCTTCCTCTACGGCAACCTGCTGCGGGCCTTCCTCGCCTGTGTCACCGGCATGCTGATCGTCGCCCACGTGCCCGACTGGCTCTTCTACGCCTCGGCCCTGTCCGTGACGGCCGTCAACCGCTTCGTCCTCGCCGGACTCGCAGCCTCCCTGCCCCATGTCGTCGGCCCCGGCCAGCTGGTCACCGCGAACGCCCTCTCGCCCACCGCCGGAACGCTCGCGGCCGTCGGCGGCGGGGGACTGGCCTTCCTCGTCCGGGCACTGGCCGCCGGCTCCGACGCCCTCGTCGTCCTCCTGGCAGCCGGCTTCTACCTGTGCGCCGCCCTGGCCTCCCTGCGCCTCGCCGTCCGCCTCCTCGGGCCCGACCACCCTCCCGGCCGGATCGACCCGACGGTCGCCGAGGGCGTCGCCATCGCCGTCCGGGGCATGGCCGAAGGGCTCCGGCACCTGGCGGCCAGGCGGTCGGCCGCCCAGGCACTCACCGCCATGACCCTGATGCGGTTCTGCTACGGAGCGCTGACCGTCACGCTGCTGACGCTCTGCCGCTACTCCTGGTCGGCCGACGAGGCCGAAGGCCTGGCCCTGCTGGGCGTCGCGGTGGGGGTCTCGGGGGCCGGGTTCTTCGCCGCCGCCGTCATCACGCCGTGGCTGGTGGACCGGCTGGGCACGCGCGGCTGGATCACCGCCTGCGCCGCCGGTTCCGCCGTCCTGGTCCCCGCACTGGGGCTGTTCTTCGCCCCCGGACCGATGCTCGCCGCGGCCTTCGTGCTGGGCCTCGCCACCCAGGGCGCCAAGATCTCCACCGACACCGTCGTGCAGTCCCAGGTGGACGACGCCTTCCGCGGCCGGGTCTTCTCCGTCTACGACGTGCTCTTCAACGTCGCCTTCGTCGGCGCCGCCGCCGTGGCCTCGCTCGTGCTCCCCCTCGACGGGCAGTCCGTCCCGCTGATCGTCGGCGTGGCCGCGCTCTATGCCGCGATCGCGGCCTTCCTCATGCGGCAGGGCGATGTTTCACGTGAAACATCGCCCTGA
- a CDS encoding protein kinase family protein has product MAERSTAAVDVADNGGDEPPAAEAVKATADGVDTQNGRAADGSMPEKDGERRNAAPAAAPELHSGHKLARRYRLEECVTRVDGFSSWRAMDEKLRRAVGVHLLPADHARARAVLAAARSSALLGDPRFVQVLDAVEENDLVYVVHEWLPDATELTAVLAAGPMEPHEAYQLVSQVSQAMTAAHREGLAHLRLTPSAILRTSSGQYRIRGLAVNAALRGITSETPQRADTEAIGALLYAALTQRWPYENDAYGLTGLPKGVGLIAPDQVRAGVHRGLGELAMRALANDGATASRQEPACTTPEELSKAVAAMPRIRPPEPTFTAPPEYQHTTYQQGSYGRPTPPGMPPAQPLPVAPPPPPLQSRTGRALKWGVAALLIAALGLGSWQLADTLLGRANQGSNGSNQNPNPKSDEAPENKDPVVLAPTGAAEYYPDGKPQDAEGAKSTFDGDNSTYWRTKYYLDGPDMNPAYKEGLGIVYDLGSEQDVSGASITLKYAGDHTTATLYKASSLSPSASLASMEKIVTETTSSSTLKLAAEKPVKARYVLVWITAMPDAPPDTFSGAGYKQAIAEVKFTG; this is encoded by the coding sequence GTGGCGGAACGTAGCACGGCTGCCGTCGACGTGGCCGACAACGGCGGCGACGAGCCGCCGGCCGCTGAGGCGGTCAAGGCCACGGCCGACGGGGTGGACACCCAGAACGGACGAGCCGCGGACGGATCCATGCCCGAAAAGGACGGCGAGCGCAGGAACGCGGCACCTGCGGCCGCTCCCGAACTCCACAGCGGTCACAAGCTCGCCAGACGCTACCGGCTCGAAGAGTGCGTCACCCGTGTGGACGGATTCAGCAGCTGGCGCGCGATGGACGAGAAGCTGCGCAGGGCGGTGGGTGTCCACCTGCTGCCCGCCGACCACGCCCGGGCCCGCGCGGTCCTGGCCGCCGCCCGCTCCTCCGCCCTGCTCGGCGACCCCCGGTTCGTCCAGGTCCTCGACGCCGTGGAGGAGAACGACCTCGTCTACGTCGTCCACGAGTGGCTGCCCGACGCCACGGAGCTCACCGCGGTCCTCGCGGCGGGCCCCATGGAGCCGCACGAGGCCTACCAGCTGGTCAGCCAGGTCTCCCAGGCCATGACCGCCGCGCACCGCGAGGGCCTGGCGCACCTGCGCCTGACCCCCAGCGCCATACTGCGCACCTCCTCGGGCCAGTACCGCATCCGCGGCCTCGCCGTGAACGCCGCCCTGCGCGGCATCACCAGCGAGACCCCGCAGCGCGCGGACACCGAGGCCATCGGCGCCCTGCTGTACGCCGCCCTCACCCAGCGCTGGCCGTACGAGAACGACGCGTACGGCCTCACCGGCCTGCCCAAGGGCGTCGGCCTGATCGCCCCCGACCAGGTCCGCGCCGGAGTCCACCGCGGCCTGGGCGAGCTCGCCATGCGCGCCCTCGCCAACGACGGGGCCACCGCCTCCCGTCAGGAACCCGCCTGCACCACCCCGGAAGAGCTCTCCAAGGCCGTCGCCGCGATGCCCCGCATCCGGCCGCCGGAGCCCACCTTCACCGCGCCTCCGGAGTACCAGCACACGACCTACCAGCAGGGCAGCTACGGCAGGCCCACGCCTCCCGGCATGCCCCCCGCGCAGCCGCTCCCCGTGGCACCCCCGCCGCCGCCCCTGCAGAGCCGGACGGGCCGGGCCCTGAAGTGGGGTGTGGCGGCCCTGCTGATCGCCGCCCTCGGCCTGGGCAGCTGGCAGCTCGCAGACACCCTGCTGGGCCGCGCCAACCAGGGCAGCAACGGCAGCAACCAGAACCCGAACCCGAAGTCCGACGAGGCCCCGGAGAACAAGGACCCGGTCGTCCTCGCCCCCACCGGCGCCGCCGAGTACTACCCCGACGGCAAGCCACAGGACGCCGAAGGCGCCAAGAGCACCTTCGACGGGGACAACTCCACCTACTGGCGCACCAAGTACTACCTCGACGGCCCGGACATGAACCCGGCCTACAAAGAGGGCCTCGGGATCGTCTACGACCTCGGCTCGGAGCAGGACGTCAGCGGAGCATCGATAACGCTGAAGTACGCGGGCGACCACACCACCGCCACGCTCTACAAGGCCTCCTCCCTTTCCCCGTCGGCGTCGCTCGCGTCCATGGAGAAGATCGTCACCGAGACGACCTCGTCCAGCACGCTCAAGCTGGCCGCCGAGAAGCCCGTCAAGGCCCGCTACGTCCTCGTCTGGATCACCGCGATGCCGGACGCGCCCCCGGACACGTTCAGCGGGGCCGGGTACAAGCAGGCCATCGCGGAAGTGAAGTTCACGGGCTGA